A section of the Bacteroidota bacterium genome encodes:
- the holA gene encoding DNA polymerase III subunit delta: MEVDKIISDWKKKAFKPLYWLEGEENYYIDKLVEYAEHQILPESEASFNLSVFYGKDANWADVINACRRYPMFAERQVVILKEAQQMRDIEKLEPYVENPLSSTVFVVSYKEKKVDGRTKFAKTLAKNGVVLTTKKMYDEKLPEWTSELVHSKGLTISPKALMLLVDHIGNDLSRIDNEIDKLSINLGKRKNITEEDIEEYIGVSKEFNVFELQAALAEKNLPKAIRIIQYFESNPKAAPIQLILPSLYAFFSKVFIIYGLNTSDEKAIAQALGMRSSFFVKDYIKAAKLYSYAGVERALLLFHHYNLRSIGVHDAGTEDASLLKEMVVKMMN; this comes from the coding sequence ATGGAAGTGGATAAAATTATATCGGACTGGAAAAAGAAGGCTTTCAAGCCTTTATACTGGCTTGAAGGAGAAGAAAACTATTATATCGATAAGTTGGTAGAATATGCTGAACACCAGATATTGCCTGAGTCAGAAGCCTCCTTTAACCTAAGTGTTTTTTATGGTAAAGATGCGAACTGGGCAGACGTAATTAATGCATGCCGCCGTTACCCAATGTTTGCAGAACGCCAGGTCGTTATTTTAAAAGAAGCCCAGCAAATGAGGGATATAGAAAAACTGGAACCTTATGTAGAAAACCCTTTAAGCTCAACTGTGTTTGTTGTTTCTTATAAAGAGAAAAAAGTAGATGGCCGTACAAAGTTTGCCAAAACACTTGCAAAGAACGGCGTAGTGCTTACCACTAAAAAAATGTATGATGAAAAACTACCGGAGTGGACAAGTGAATTGGTGCATTCAAAAGGGTTGACCATTTCTCCAAAAGCCTTAATGCTGTTGGTAGATCATATCGGCAATGACTTGTCCCGGATAGATAATGAGATCGATAAACTTTCCATTAATCTTGGTAAAAGAAAAAATATTACAGAAGAAGATATTGAAGAGTATATTGGTGTAAGTAAAGAGTTTAATGTGTTTGAGCTGCAGGCTGCGCTTGCCGAAAAGAATTTACCTAAAGCGATTCGCATCATTCAGTATTTTGAATCAAATCCCAAAGCAGCGCCGATACAGTTGATATTACCATCGCTGTATGCATTTTTTAGTAAAGTGTTTATAATTTATGGCTTAAATACAAGTGATGAAAAAGCAATAGCACAGGCATTGGGCATGCGTTCTTCTTTTTTTGTAAAAGATTATATAAAGGCGGCCAAGTTATATTCATACGCCGGTGTGGAAAGGGCCTTGTTATTATTTCATCATTACAACCTTCGTAGCATTGGCGTACATGATGCAGGCACAGAAGATGCGTCATTGTTAAAAGAGATGGTTGTAAAGATGATGAACTAG
- a CDS encoding DUF445 family protein encodes MNYWLILIPLISAFIGWFTNWIAIKMLFHPKEPKKILGVTFHGIFPKRQKKLAANLGKMVSDEFLSFADIEEKISDPKNLKQVMPLIDSHIENFLRRKLPDEMPVISMFIGDKTINKMKSVFMHELEELFPILMKQYAGNMKAELDLEQIVYTKVSAFSSDKLENMLYQIMSKEFRFVEILGGIIGLLIGFLQVLISELTR; translated from the coding sequence ATGAATTACTGGCTCATACTTATTCCACTTATCTCAGCATTTATCGGATGGTTCACCAACTGGATCGCCATCAAAATGCTTTTTCATCCTAAAGAACCTAAAAAAATTCTCGGCGTTACTTTTCATGGCATTTTTCCAAAAAGACAAAAAAAACTTGCTGCCAACCTGGGTAAAATGGTGAGTGATGAATTTCTATCATTTGCAGATATAGAAGAAAAAATCAGTGACCCAAAAAACCTGAAGCAGGTGATGCCACTGATCGATTCCCATATAGAGAATTTTTTAAGACGTAAACTGCCCGATGAAATGCCGGTCATTAGCATGTTCATCGGCGATAAGACCATCAATAAGATGAAATCTGTCTTTATGCATGAATTGGAAGAATTATTCCCCATACTGATGAAGCAATATGCCGGCAACATGAAAGCAGAACTTGATCTTGAACAAATCGTTTATACCAAAGTATCTGCTTTTTCGTCCGATAAACTGGAGAATATGCTTTACCAGATCATGTCAAAAGAATTCCGTTTTGTAGAAATCCTCGGTGGCATAATTGGCCTGCTTATTGGATTTTTACAGGTACTGATATCGGAATTGACCCGCTAA
- a CDS encoding BlaI/MecI/CopY family transcriptional regulator, whose translation MKPLTKAEEQIMQVLWKLDKAFLREITDAMPNPKPHQNTVATILKILIEKEIVDVEVMGRQHRYFPVVTKDEYSGKSIKQFAKNYFEGSFSNVVSYLVKENNISVEELESLLAQIKKQQKQGK comes from the coding sequence ATGAAACCACTTACAAAAGCAGAAGAGCAGATCATGCAGGTATTATGGAAATTAGATAAAGCATTTCTGCGTGAAATAACCGATGCGATGCCGAACCCCAAACCACATCAGAATACAGTTGCAACAATTCTTAAAATTCTTATTGAAAAAGAGATCGTTGATGTGGAAGTGATGGGTCGACAGCACCGCTATTTCCCCGTTGTAACCAAAGATGAATACTCGGGAAAATCGATCAAACAGTTTGCAAAAAACTATTTCGAAGGTTCATTTAGTAATGTGGTGTCTTACCTCGTAAAAGAAAATAATATAAGTGTAGAGGAACTCGAGAGTCTGTTGGCACAAATTAAAAAACAACAAAAACAAGGCAAATGA
- a CDS encoding phosphoribosylformylglycinamidine cyclo-ligase has protein sequence MSLYSKRGVSAQKEEVHAATKNLDKGLYPMAFCKIYPDVLCGDEAWVNVMHADGAGTKSILAYLYWKETGDVSVWKGIAQDAIVMNLDDLLCVGIYDQLIFSSTIDRNKNVIPADVLKAIIEGSQEFFDSMKKFGVNITYMGGETADVGDVVRTIAVNGTMTARWPKNKLVTNEKIQAGDVIVGLAGFGKADYETSYNSGIASNGLTSARHDMLSKFYAENFKESYDNSLDNDVVYIGPHKMTEEISIPGQQATDIGHLILSPTRTFAPILKEILENQFESVHGLIHCSGGGQTKCLKYVPEKVRIIKDNLFEPPVIFNLIQQSSGADNREMYQVFNMGTRLEIYTNQKDADKLISISKSFGVDAQVIGRVEASEKKELVIMVNGNELKY, from the coding sequence ATGTCGTTATATTCAAAAAGAGGCGTTTCAGCGCAAAAAGAGGAAGTTCATGCAGCTACAAAGAACCTTGACAAGGGACTTTACCCGATGGCATTTTGTAAAATTTACCCCGATGTGCTTTGTGGCGATGAAGCATGGGTGAATGTGATGCATGCAGACGGGGCTGGCACGAAATCTATACTGGCTTATTTATACTGGAAAGAAACGGGAGATGTTTCCGTTTGGAAAGGAATAGCACAGGATGCGATCGTGATGAATCTTGATGATCTGCTATGTGTCGGTATTTATGATCAGTTGATCTTTTCCTCTACTATTGATCGCAATAAAAATGTAATTCCAGCCGATGTTTTGAAGGCGATAATAGAAGGCAGCCAGGAGTTTTTTGATTCAATGAAAAAATTTGGAGTAAACATTACCTATATGGGCGGCGAGACTGCTGATGTGGGTGATGTGGTAAGAACGATCGCTGTAAACGGAACAATGACGGCAAGATGGCCAAAGAATAAATTGGTCACTAATGAAAAAATACAGGCAGGTGATGTAATTGTTGGTTTGGCTGGATTTGGAAAAGCTGATTACGAAACTTCTTACAATAGCGGTATTGCCAGCAATGGCCTTACAAGTGCAAGACATGATATGCTGAGTAAATTTTATGCTGAAAATTTTAAAGAGTCGTATGATAATTCGTTGGATAATGATGTTGTTTATATCGGGCCACATAAAATGACGGAAGAAATTTCTATTCCCGGCCAACAGGCAACCGATATAGGGCATCTTATTTTATCTCCAACAAGAACATTTGCCCCGATACTTAAAGAGATCCTGGAAAATCAATTTGAATCAGTTCACGGACTGATACATTGCAGCGGTGGCGGACAAACCAAGTGCCTTAAATATGTACCTGAGAAGGTAAGAATCATAAAAGATAATTTATTTGAACCGCCTGTTATCTTCAATCTCATTCAGCAATCAAGCGGGGCTGATAACAGGGAGATGTACCAGGTCTTTAATATGGGCACCCGGTTAGAGATTTATACAAATCAAAAAGATGCTGACAAGTTGATCAGCATCTCAAAAAGTTTTGGCGTGGATGCACAGGTTATTGGCAGGGTAGAGGCTAGCGAAAAAAAGGAGTTAGTGATTATGGTTAATGGAAATGAGTTGAAATATTAA
- a CDS encoding glycosyltransferase family 2 protein: MNLSVLIPVFNRDVTLLVSALASLLTKEKIISEIILLDDASASEFNNLNQQLAEADFIFYSRNKSNCGRTITRKLLASQAQYDYLLFLDCDVKIISPGFIANYHAQMKENTDVCSGGLVYEETEPDENKFKLHWRYGTFRESTQRVFLSSNFLIKKDVFLGMDFNAPLNQYGHEDTLWGIELKKKGVQAKFIENPVMHEGIEECNSYINKSLMAVENLLVLERLIGEEELARHVKLYEMYKKLDRYKITGLVALAEKWFHSSIIKNLCSYEPSLKYFDWMRLAHFIRLKKAAK, from the coding sequence TTGAATTTATCTGTTCTTATACCAGTCTTCAACAGGGATGTTACTTTGCTGGTATCCGCACTGGCAAGCCTGCTCACGAAAGAAAAAATTATAAGCGAAATTATATTACTGGATGATGCTTCTGCATCAGAGTTTAATAATTTGAACCAGCAATTAGCCGAAGCTGATTTTATTTTCTATTCACGCAATAAATCCAATTGCGGAAGAACGATCACCAGGAAATTACTGGCATCACAAGCACAATATGATTACCTGCTTTTTTTAGATTGCGATGTAAAGATCATCAGCCCTGGTTTTATTGCAAACTATCATGCACAAATGAAGGAAAACACCGATGTATGTAGCGGTGGCCTCGTATATGAAGAAACGGAACCGGATGAAAATAAATTTAAGCTACACTGGCGGTACGGAACATTCAGGGAGAGTACGCAACGGGTTTTTCTTTCCAGTAATTTTTTAATAAAGAAGGATGTTTTTCTCGGAATGGATTTTAATGCGCCACTAAATCAATATGGCCACGAGGATACTTTATGGGGAATAGAACTAAAAAAGAAAGGTGTTCAGGCAAAATTTATTGAAAACCCTGTTATGCATGAAGGCATCGAGGAATGTAATTCATATATAAATAAGTCTTTGATGGCGGTGGAAAATCTACTTGTGCTGGAAAGATTAATTGGTGAAGAAGAACTTGCCCGACATGTAAAGTTGTACGAGATGTATAAAAAATTAGACCGCTATAAAATTACCGGGCTGGTTGCTTTGGCGGAAAAATGGTTTCATTCTTCGATCATAAAAAACCTTTGCTCTTATGAGCCTTCCTTAAAATATTTTGACTGGATGCGGCTGGCACATTTTATACGCTTAAAAAAAGCGGCTAAATAA
- a CDS encoding glycosyltransferase family 4 protein, translating to MQRICTTLAENGYDITLVGRELPASLPLTAQKFKQRRLKCWFNKGKLFYFEYNLRLLSFLMLKKMDAICAIDLDTIHPCYTISWFKKIPRIYDAHELFTELKEVITRPRVKKIWDAVEKKLVPKFKWGYTVSEGIAEEFKKRYGVDYITIRNVPVLKETETTEITKQFILYQGAVNEGRGLEVLIPAMKYVNSKLMICGDGNFMAQLKKLIAENKLEDKIELKGWVAPDKLRSISQQAAIGIALSEKEGLNQWLALPNKFFDYIHSAVPQITMNFPEYKKINRHYEVAVLIDELKPEAVADTINELLNNEVKRNLLRENCLKAKQELNWQNEEKKLVEFYRKIFAEDR from the coding sequence ATGCAGCGTATCTGTACCACGTTGGCTGAAAATGGTTATGACATTACATTGGTGGGCCGGGAATTACCTGCTTCCCTCCCCTTGACAGCACAAAAATTCAAACAGCGAAGATTAAAATGCTGGTTCAATAAAGGCAAACTATTTTATTTCGAATATAATCTTCGCCTGCTGAGTTTTTTAATGCTGAAAAAAATGGATGCGATCTGTGCCATTGATCTTGACACTATTCACCCTTGCTATACTATTTCATGGTTCAAAAAAATTCCCCGCATTTATGATGCCCACGAATTGTTTACTGAACTAAAAGAAGTAATAACAAGGCCGCGGGTGAAAAAAATATGGGATGCAGTTGAGAAAAAACTGGTTCCAAAATTTAAATGGGGCTATACAGTGAGTGAAGGCATTGCAGAAGAATTTAAAAAAAGATACGGCGTTGACTATATCACCATCCGCAATGTACCGGTACTGAAAGAAACAGAAACAACCGAAATTACTAAGCAGTTTATTTTATACCAGGGAGCAGTAAATGAAGGCCGGGGGCTTGAAGTTCTTATTCCGGCCATGAAATATGTAAACTCCAAATTAATGATATGCGGTGATGGAAACTTTATGGCTCAATTAAAAAAGCTGATCGCTGAAAACAAACTTGAAGATAAAATTGAGTTGAAAGGTTGGGTTGCTCCAGATAAACTCAGATCCATTTCGCAACAAGCTGCGATTGGAATTGCCTTATCAGAAAAAGAAGGATTGAATCAATGGCTGGCATTGCCGAATAAATTTTTTGATTATATCCATTCTGCAGTTCCGCAGATCACCATGAATTTTCCTGAATACAAGAAGATAAACAGGCACTATGAAGTAGCGGTTCTTATTGATGAGTTAAAACCCGAAGCAGTAGCTGACACGATCAATGAGTTGTTGAATAATGAAGTTAAAAGGAATCTGCTAAGAGAGAATTGTCTGAAAGCCAAACAGGAATTGAACTGGCAAAATGAAGAGAAAAAGTTAGTTGAGTTTTATAGAAAAATATTTGCAGAAGATCGATGA
- a CDS encoding ATP-binding cassette domain-containing protein, protein MAEAIIDIRHANIYQGNNLILQDVNLTVNKGEFVYLLGKTGTGKSSLLKTLYGELPMREGEATVVGHTLKNLDWKRVPFLRRSLGVVFQDFQLLTDRNVNDNLKFVLRATGWVDNKLMDEKISDVLDKVGLKSKGFKMPFELSGGEQQRVDVARALLNSPKLILADEPTGNLDPETSDEIMSLLFQIAKEYGTTVLMATHDYIVVQKFPARMIRTERGRVLDNAQM, encoded by the coding sequence ATGGCTGAAGCAATCATAGATATAAGGCATGCAAATATTTACCAGGGCAATAACCTCATTTTACAGGATGTGAACCTCACTGTAAATAAAGGAGAGTTTGTTTACTTGCTGGGCAAGACTGGTACTGGTAAATCAAGCTTATTAAAAACACTTTATGGTGAGTTGCCGATGCGTGAAGGGGAGGCCACTGTAGTCGGGCATACTCTAAAAAACCTGGATTGGAAGAGGGTTCCTTTTCTCCGCCGCTCATTGGGTGTGGTGTTCCAGGATTTTCAATTATTAACCGACAGAAATGTAAATGATAACTTGAAATTTGTTTTAAGAGCAACAGGGTGGGTGGATAATAAACTGATGGATGAAAAAATTTCCGATGTACTGGATAAGGTTGGCTTGAAATCGAAAGGGTTTAAAATGCCTTTTGAGCTGAGCGGTGGCGAGCAGCAAAGGGTGGATGTCGCAAGGGCATTATTGAATTCGCCGAAATTGATTCTTGCTGATGAACCTACCGGTAACCTTGACCCCGAAACATCAGATGAAATTATGAGTTTGTTATTCCAGATAGCAAAAGAATATGGCACAACCGTGCTGATGGCGACTCATGATTATATCGTAGTGCAAAAATTCCCGGCCCGGATGATACGTACCGAAAGAGGCCGTGTACTTGATAATGCTCAAATGTAA
- a CDS encoding bifunctional riboflavin kinase/FAD synthetase, with amino-acid sequence MKIHYDIDDLPPFRNAVITIGTFDGVHMGHRQILAKLKDEAAAENGETVIITFHPHPKKVVSSVYTGIRLINTLDEKLEILTGLGIDHVVVVPFTEVFANQTANAYIKNFLVDKFHPHTIIIGYDHRFGKERKGDYLLLEEMAPVYNYRIKEIPKHVLDEISISSTKIREAVLTGKIEIADKLLGYNFFFSGTVVHGDKLGRKLGYPTANLKIENEEKIIPGNGIYAVYAEVNGQLGIGNNESSASNSPFTIHHSPYKGMMSIGFRPTVDGKKRVVEVNLFDFDEEIYGQTLKVYVKQYLREEIKFSSLEDLIKQIDQDKIDSLKIL; translated from the coding sequence ATGAAGATACACTACGACATAGATGATCTGCCCCCATTCAGAAACGCTGTCATTACCATAGGTACATTCGATGGTGTGCACATGGGGCACAGGCAGATCCTTGCTAAGCTGAAAGATGAAGCTGCTGCTGAAAACGGCGAAACGGTGATCATTACATTTCACCCTCATCCCAAAAAAGTTGTTTCATCCGTATATACGGGTATAAGATTGATAAATACGCTGGATGAAAAACTGGAAATACTTACAGGGCTCGGCATCGATCATGTGGTGGTGGTTCCTTTTACAGAGGTTTTTGCTAACCAAACAGCCAATGCCTATATTAAAAATTTTTTGGTTGATAAATTTCATCCACATACCATTATTATTGGTTATGATCATCGGTTTGGAAAAGAACGAAAAGGCGACTACCTGCTGTTAGAAGAAATGGCACCTGTTTACAACTACCGGATAAAAGAAATACCCAAGCATGTGCTGGACGAGATCTCTATCAGCAGTACAAAGATCCGCGAAGCTGTATTGACTGGTAAAATTGAGATAGCGGATAAATTACTTGGCTATAATTTCTTTTTTAGTGGCACAGTTGTACATGGTGATAAATTGGGAAGAAAGCTAGGTTACCCAACTGCAAATCTGAAAATTGAGAACGAAGAAAAGATCATTCCGGGTAATGGAATCTATGCTGTGTATGCTGAGGTGAATGGGCAATTGGGAATTGGCAATAATGAATCATCAGCAAGCAATTCACCATTCACTATTCACCATTCACCTTACAAAGGCATGATGAGCATCGGCTTCCGTCCTACTGTTGATGGCAAGAAACGTGTAGTGGAAGTAAACCTGTTTGATTTTGATGAAGAGATTTACGGTCAAACCCTGAAAGTATATGTAAAGCAGTATTTGAGAGAGGAAATTAAGTTTAGCTCATTAGAGGATCTAATAAAACAGATAGACCAGGATAAGATCGATTCCCTAAAAATTCTATGA
- a CDS encoding TonB-dependent receptor, translated as MPNGRFYGKIVDGKTGKAIEFASIELYQNKLDTVTKQRVEKLVTGMLTKANGEFSLENVPAMGQSKIKITAIGFKGLEKSVAFDLKSGNMMTALDKDLGNFKMEIDEQVLGTVTVTASRSALTLAADKKVFNVDKNLVSAGGTAEDVMKNVPSVQVDLDGNVTLRNNTPTIFVDNRPTTLTLDQIPADAIESIEIITNPSAKYDASGGQAGILNIVLKKNRKAGYNGSIRAGIDSRARVNFNGDINVRTQKINTFISGNFNQRKSIGTGHTERTTTISTPSTFLTQDDRSVSEGDMKGIRAGFDYFLNNRNTVTLSANMFKGAFEPETISDIHIDSLYPIVTSSFTNRLANSENEFKNKGLQVGYKHLFPKAGREWTADVNFNSGRNRNNNLITTDYYTVPQDSHVGTNMQRQSTAGINKNIVLQSDFINPLTDKSKMELGVRMQIRDINSEQLFYYVEPGTGGETYVPELSSRFNSKDHVYAAYATYSNQVNNFNYQLGLRAENSNYDGEMPDKNQDFNVNFPISLFPSLGATIKMKKDQDWQFNYSRRINRPNFFQMFPFTDYSDSLNVRRGNPTLKPEFTNSAEVSYSKTFEKTRDNLLVSYYYKRTDNLITSYQIKEQNPISGDDVLVNTYINANSSYVTGLELTSKNKITKWWDMTTNFNFFTSKITIEDPSLPETDQFLSWFAKMNNSFKLPKNFTFQLSGEYQSKTVLPPGGSGGGSGRGGSMMMHGGPQSTAQGYNLPNYYVDLALRYEFMKEKRASIAVSWSDIFKTRRNFTYSESQFFTQESLRRRDPQMVRVNFSWRFGKFDMNLFKRKNTRSEGDGSDGMMQ; from the coding sequence ATGCCTAACGGTCGTTTTTATGGAAAAATTGTAGATGGAAAAACAGGCAAAGCCATCGAATTTGCAAGTATTGAATTATACCAGAATAAACTTGACACGGTAACTAAACAAAGAGTTGAAAAATTGGTAACGGGAATGCTTACAAAGGCAAACGGTGAATTTTCGCTGGAAAATGTGCCAGCAATGGGACAGTCCAAAATAAAAATTACAGCTATAGGTTTTAAAGGCCTTGAAAAAAGTGTTGCTTTTGATTTGAAAAGCGGCAATATGATGACTGCTCTTGATAAGGACCTTGGCAATTTTAAAATGGAAATTGATGAGCAGGTATTAGGTACTGTAACAGTAACAGCTTCACGTTCGGCGCTAACACTGGCTGCTGATAAAAAAGTTTTTAACGTAGATAAAAATCTTGTGAGTGCCGGCGGTACTGCAGAAGATGTAATGAAGAATGTTCCTTCCGTTCAGGTTGACCTCGATGGAAATGTAACATTGAGAAATAATACGCCAACAATATTTGTTGATAACAGACCTACTACTCTTACGCTTGACCAGATCCCTGCCGATGCGATTGAAAGTATTGAGATCATCACCAACCCATCAGCAAAATATGATGCATCAGGCGGACAGGCTGGTATTTTAAATATCGTTTTAAAGAAAAACCGTAAAGCAGGTTATAACGGAAGTATAAGAGCAGGTATCGATAGCCGTGCCCGTGTAAATTTTAATGGAGATATAAACGTAAGAACTCAGAAAATAAATACGTTCATAAGTGGAAATTTTAATCAGCGTAAATCCATCGGCACTGGTCATACTGAGAGAACAACGACAATCAGTACACCAAGTACTTTTTTAACTCAGGACGACCGTAGTGTTTCTGAAGGAGATATGAAAGGCATCAGAGCCGGGTTTGACTATTTCTTGAATAACCGTAACACTGTTACACTTAGTGCCAATATGTTCAAGGGTGCATTTGAACCAGAAACAATCAGTGATATTCATATTGATTCCTTATACCCTATAGTAACTTCTTCATTCACTAATAGATTAGCGAATTCTGAAAATGAATTCAAAAATAAAGGCTTACAGGTTGGTTACAAACATCTTTTCCCTAAAGCAGGACGTGAATGGACTGCCGACGTTAACTTTAACAGCGGCAGAAATAGGAACAACAACCTCATCACTACAGATTACTATACTGTACCTCAGGATTCACATGTGGGTACCAACATGCAAAGACAAAGTACTGCCGGTATTAATAAGAACATTGTTTTACAAAGTGATTTTATAAATCCCCTGACGGATAAATCAAAAATGGAACTGGGTGTCCGTATGCAAATAAGAGATATAAACAGTGAACAGCTTTTTTATTATGTAGAGCCTGGCACAGGAGGAGAAACTTATGTACCTGAATTATCTTCCAGGTTTAACAGCAAAGATCATGTGTATGCTGCCTATGCCACTTACAGCAACCAGGTGAATAATTTTAATTACCAATTAGGATTAAGAGCAGAGAATTCTAATTATGATGGCGAAATGCCGGATAAAAACCAGGACTTCAATGTCAATTTCCCAATAAGTCTTTTTCCAAGTTTAGGAGCCACTATTAAAATGAAGAAAGATCAGGACTGGCAGTTTAACTATTCAAGGAGAATAAACAGGCCAAATTTCTTTCAAATGTTTCCTTTTACCGATTACTCAGATTCACTTAATGTAAGAAGAGGAAATCCAACGCTGAAACCAGAATTCACTAACTCAGCTGAGGTTTCTTATTCAAAGACTTTTGAAAAAACCAGGGACAACCTGTTGGTTTCATATTATTATAAAAGAACAGACAACCTGATTACAAGCTATCAAATAAAGGAACAAAATCCAATAAGTGGCGATGATGTTTTGGTAAACACTTATATCAATGCAAACTCCAGTTATGTAACCGGGCTTGAATTAACATCTAAAAATAAGATCACCAAATGGTGGGATATGACAACAAACTTTAATTTCTTCACTTCAAAGATCACTATAGAAGATCCAAGTTTGCCGGAGACAGACCAGTTTCTGAGCTGGTTTGCCAAAATGAATAATTCATTTAAGCTACCCAAGAACTTTACATTCCAGTTGTCAGGCGAATACCAGTCAAAAACTGTATTGCCTCCTGGTGGATCAGGTGGCGGTAGCGGTCGTGGTGGTAGTATGATGATGCATGGCGGTCCGCAAAGCACTGCACAGGGATATAATTTACCTAACTATTATGTTGACCTGGCATTACGTTATGAATTTATGAAAGAGAAAAGAGCATCGATCGCAGTTAGCTGGAGCGATATTTTCAAAACAAGACGCAATTTCACTTATTCCGAATCTCAATTTTTCACACAAGAATCTCTTCGTCGTCGCGACCCTCAGATGGTTCGTGTTAACTTCAGCTGGCGTTTTGGGAAATTTGATATGAATCTGTTCAAACGCAAGAATACAAGAAGTGAAGGTGATGGCAGTGATGGAATGATGCAATAA
- a CDS encoding Gfo/Idh/MocA family oxidoreductase, with translation MQKLQFAIIGCGKIAIRHAEQAAKHGSIAGVCDIINERADELASKFNTQAYYSIEDLFTDVKNIDITAICTPNGLHTEHSIMALNAKSNVLCEKPMSISGHSAIEMMQAADTNNKKLFVVKSTRYNPALAELKKIIIENKLGKLFSFQLNCFWNRPKTYYNDWRGTLKLDGGTLYTQFSHYIDAMLWLFGDVKSINGFRKNMYHKDVIEFEDTGSASLEMENGMIGGLNWSVNTFEKNMEVSLTLIGEKGSVRIAGSYMNKIEYQHCDATELKNIFDGAANDYGFYKGSMSNHDKVYENMLIAMNDNTHPFSNAVDGLKTVELIERIYQTIPLS, from the coding sequence ATGCAAAAATTACAGTTTGCAATTATTGGTTGTGGTAAAATAGCAATACGCCATGCAGAGCAGGCAGCAAAGCATGGTAGTATCGCCGGTGTATGTGACATTATAAATGAACGAGCTGATGAATTAGCTTCAAAATTTAATACACAAGCTTATTATTCCATTGAAGATCTGTTTACCGATGTAAAAAATATTGATATAACCGCCATCTGCACACCGAACGGGTTGCATACTGAACATTCAATAATGGCTTTGAATGCTAAATCAAATGTTTTGTGTGAAAAGCCTATGAGTATAAGCGGCCATTCAGCGATAGAAATGATGCAAGCTGCTGATACAAACAACAAAAAATTGTTTGTAGTAAAATCTACCCGCTACAATCCCGCATTGGCTGAGTTAAAAAAAATAATCATTGAAAATAAACTGGGAAAGCTTTTCAGTTTTCAATTGAATTGTTTCTGGAATCGCCCCAAAACATATTATAATGATTGGAGAGGAACGCTAAAACTTGATGGCGGCACTCTTTATACTCAGTTTAGTCATTATATCGATGCAATGCTTTGGTTATTTGGCGATGTAAAATCAATAAATGGTTTCAGGAAAAATATGTATCATAAAGATGTAATCGAGTTTGAAGATACGGGATCTGCATCGCTGGAGATGGAGAATGGAATGATCGGTGGACTCAACTGGTCGGTTAATACATTTGAAAAAAACATGGAAGTATCGCTGACATTAATTGGCGAGAAGGGATCTGTACGCATTGCCGGTAGTTACATGAATAAAATTGAATACCAGCATTGCGATGCTACTGAATTAAAAAATATTTTTGACGGCGCTGCTAATGATTATGGATTTTACAAAGGCTCCATGAGCAATCATGATAAAGTGTATGAAAATATGCTGATTGCCATGAACGATAATACACATCCTTTCAGCAATGCGGTTGACGGGCTGAAAACAGTTGAACTAATTGAACGGATCTATCAAACAATACCACTTAGCTGA